In Blastopirellula sediminis, the following proteins share a genomic window:
- a CDS encoding DUF1501 domain-containing protein, producing the protein MSMHNTNRRDFLKQSAAAAGALAMAGGVPLFANEGEKAHPVVPMGKAEHCIMVWLGGGAAQIDTWDPKAKGDAKAKKAGGYYDAIDTAVPGLQVCEHLKRCAPLMERFNPIRTVNHDVIDEHAAATNQMHTGRNTSGTIVYPSIGSVVAYQRGAASDVAPPYMLIGYPNVTRGPGFLGSSAGYVYLTDTNQGPNGLARMPHISDTRAARREDVLDKLRSRYLTKAEEKKLVTDYAEAGQAALRLSGPEFMKAFDLKNEPDSLRNKYGGEFGQRCLLSRRLVERGVRFIEVSHNLNFVNGTGWDTHNEGQLNQHLLIQELDGAISTLVTDLEEKKLLDKTLIVISSEFGRPAQFDGGGGRGHHGGAFTVVLAGGGLQTGKAIGVTDELAMKIEDRPVSVPDLFATIYQTLGINPYEELYAGDRPVPITDGGHPIAELFS; encoded by the coding sequence ATGTCCATGCACAATACCAATCGACGCGACTTCCTGAAGCAATCGGCCGCTGCGGCCGGCGCGCTCGCCATGGCCGGCGGAGTTCCGCTGTTCGCCAATGAAGGCGAAAAGGCGCATCCTGTCGTGCCGATGGGGAAAGCCGAGCATTGCATCATGGTTTGGCTCGGCGGCGGCGCCGCCCAGATTGATACCTGGGATCCGAAGGCGAAAGGGGACGCCAAAGCGAAGAAAGCCGGCGGCTATTACGACGCGATCGATACGGCTGTCCCCGGCCTGCAGGTCTGCGAACATCTGAAGCGCTGTGCGCCGTTGATGGAACGGTTCAATCCGATCCGTACCGTCAATCATGACGTGATCGACGAACATGCCGCGGCGACCAATCAGATGCACACCGGCCGCAACACCTCCGGCACGATCGTCTATCCGTCGATTGGTTCGGTCGTCGCGTACCAGCGCGGCGCGGCCAGCGATGTCGCCCCTCCCTACATGCTGATCGGTTATCCGAACGTCACTCGCGGTCCCGGCTTTCTGGGCTCTAGCGCTGGTTACGTCTATCTGACCGACACCAACCAAGGCCCGAACGGCCTGGCTCGCATGCCGCACATTTCGGACACTCGCGCCGCACGTCGTGAGGACGTTCTCGACAAGCTCCGCAGCCGTTATCTGACTAAGGCCGAAGAGAAGAAGCTGGTCACCGACTACGCCGAAGCGGGTCAGGCGGCGCTCCGACTCTCGGGCCCCGAATTCATGAAGGCGTTCGATCTGAAGAATGAACCCGACTCGCTCCGCAATAAGTACGGCGGCGAGTTTGGTCAACGCTGCTTGTTGTCGCGCCGCCTGGTCGAACGGGGCGTTCGCTTCATCGAAGTGTCGCACAATTTGAACTTCGTCAACGGCACCGGCTGGGATACGCACAACGAAGGCCAGCTGAACCAGCACTTGCTGATTCAAGAGTTGGACGGCGCTATTTCAACGCTGGTGACCGACCTGGAGGAGAAAAAATTGCTCGACAAGACGTTGATCGTCATCTCGAGCGAATTTGGTCGCCCGGCCCAATTTGACGGCGGCGGCGGTCGAGGTCATCATGGAGGAGCCTTCACGGTTGTCCTCGCTGGCGGCGGTTTACAAACCGGCAAAGCGATCGGCGTGACCGACGAACTGGCGATGAAGATCGAAGATCGCCCCGTTTCGGTCCCCGACCTGTTTGCGACGATTTACCAGACCCTCGGCATCAACCCCTACGAAGAATTGTACGCCGGCGACCGCCCGGTCCCGATCACCGACGGCGGACACCCCATCGCGGAGCTCTTCAGCTAA
- a CDS encoding DUF1553 domain-containing protein, which yields MTSVCFLVLGAVVSQGATYRELIETDSPVLYLSFDADELGKIQNEAPEGPQFSAAEHGPLKLTVGAAAPQYPLFDVNNRALELAKEPGRYVIEDPGAESPLDFAAGDPITIEAWVSPQHRAGSYFYIIGKGRTHRAGFSPDNQNWSLRLCGNSSVGISFLYRDADNASYHRWDSEQVIAVGDGWHHVAVTYVFGEKGSLHGYVDGQPVKGKWDMGGDTGAAPLVDDDQVWIGSAMGGQAGSSFHGQIDEVALYRSVLPADAIKTRFRYEAPKPTFDVAQLPLDAVRVELYEGIPNRKSWDFREPRFIEAYEIPAFAFLDARQKYNGDGVRVDRPNPYLLRAAGRVTLPEGEHRLLVRSRNSARVFIDGELQATTPFHNISGSAHGTVFDPDRSLAPNIRPLARGDQEKVITITGDGKEHVVAYEMIVGGGSRRQTFGESSVSLATPEGDFHLLSPLDEFQIAVTDETWLPFAADQRQMYRDLDFRRRAEIDEARPYWEKRHAHAKEYVAGLEAIEVPSLADLADPYKKAVHGDIDHFLNVKLAEAEEPPTGPISDLAFLRRLSLDIVGQIPSPELIAQYQQQPAGERRTWAINRLLADQGWADNWVGYWQDTLAENPSLVKPTLNNTGPFRWYLYEAFLDNKPFDRIVTELVMMEGSARVGGAAGFGIASQNDSPMAAKAFVLGQAFLGVQMKCARCHDAPYHDIAQADLFGMGAMLNRSQISVPKSSTVPGGGRQGTVKSVLKPGEKISPHWAFEQLKAAPDEAYLNDADDSREQLALLMTAPENSRFAQVIVNRVWQRLMGRGFVEMVDDWENADPTHPELLEYLARDFIAHGYDMKHLTRQIVSSDAYQRSTVEPSPFGFNFAGPATRRMTAEQVVDSLFAACEKPLDAGSLNIDIDGALNADISTDFGVPVRAWEFVSLTNERDRPSLAKPFAAPFVVTLESFGWTGSRQNPIAEREKEPNVLQPAILANGELGERFTRLSDDNVFTKMALEDVTLDELTRRLFLRVLTREPDAEELAIFRELLSPGFQERRVDAPIVKRDPLPRGLVAWTNHLNPRANEIVVELEHVVRKGDLPTQRLTPEWRTRMEDALWALLNTPEFVFVP from the coding sequence ATGACTTCCGTTTGCTTCCTCGTTTTGGGAGCCGTCGTCAGCCAGGGAGCGACCTACCGAGAACTGATCGAGACGGATAGTCCGGTCTTGTACTTGTCCTTTGACGCGGACGAGCTGGGTAAGATCCAGAACGAAGCGCCAGAGGGGCCCCAGTTTTCGGCCGCCGAACATGGCCCGCTCAAGCTGACCGTTGGCGCCGCGGCGCCGCAATATCCGCTGTTTGACGTCAACAATCGGGCCCTCGAACTGGCGAAAGAGCCGGGCCGCTATGTGATTGAAGATCCCGGCGCCGAGAGCCCGCTCGACTTTGCGGCCGGCGATCCGATCACGATTGAAGCGTGGGTCTCGCCGCAGCATCGCGCCGGCAGCTACTTCTACATCATTGGCAAAGGTCGCACCCACCGCGCCGGGTTTTCGCCCGACAACCAGAATTGGTCGCTGCGCCTTTGCGGCAACAGCTCGGTCGGCATCAGCTTTTTGTATCGCGACGCCGACAACGCGAGTTATCACCGTTGGGATAGCGAACAAGTGATCGCCGTCGGCGACGGTTGGCACCATGTCGCGGTTACCTACGTCTTTGGCGAAAAGGGTTCGCTGCACGGCTACGTCGACGGTCAGCCGGTCAAAGGCAAATGGGACATGGGTGGCGACACCGGCGCAGCGCCGCTGGTCGACGATGACCAGGTCTGGATCGGTTCGGCGATGGGTGGCCAGGCTGGCAGCTCGTTCCATGGTCAAATTGACGAAGTCGCGCTCTATCGCAGCGTCCTTCCGGCCGACGCGATCAAGACGCGTTTCCGCTACGAAGCGCCGAAGCCGACCTTCGACGTCGCTCAGCTTCCGCTCGACGCCGTGCGGGTCGAATTGTACGAAGGAATCCCGAATCGTAAGTCATGGGACTTCCGTGAGCCCCGGTTTATCGAAGCGTATGAGATCCCGGCGTTCGCCTTCCTCGACGCTCGTCAGAAGTACAATGGCGACGGCGTCCGGGTCGATCGTCCGAATCCTTATTTGCTGCGTGCGGCAGGTCGAGTGACGTTGCCCGAAGGGGAACATCGTCTGCTGGTTCGCTCCCGCAATTCGGCTCGCGTCTTTATCGACGGCGAGTTGCAAGCGACGACGCCGTTCCACAACATCAGCGGCTCGGCCCATGGAACGGTGTTCGATCCCGATCGATCGCTGGCGCCCAACATCCGCCCCCTGGCTCGTGGCGATCAGGAAAAAGTGATCACGATCACCGGCGACGGGAAAGAGCATGTTGTCGCTTACGAGATGATCGTCGGCGGCGGCAGTCGTCGTCAGACCTTCGGCGAATCGTCGGTCAGCCTCGCCACGCCGGAGGGAGACTTTCACCTGTTGTCGCCGCTGGACGAATTCCAAATCGCGGTGACCGATGAGACGTGGCTGCCGTTCGCCGCGGATCAGCGACAAATGTATCGCGACCTTGATTTCCGCCGTCGCGCCGAAATTGACGAAGCCCGTCCTTACTGGGAAAAGCGTCACGCCCATGCGAAAGAATATGTCGCCGGGCTCGAAGCGATTGAAGTTCCGTCGCTCGCCGATCTGGCCGATCCGTACAAGAAAGCGGTTCACGGCGACATCGACCACTTCCTGAATGTAAAGTTGGCCGAAGCGGAAGAACCGCCGACCGGCCCGATCAGCGACCTGGCGTTCCTCCGCCGCTTGTCGCTCGACATCGTCGGACAGATTCCTTCGCCGGAACTGATCGCCCAATACCAACAGCAACCCGCAGGCGAGCGTCGCACCTGGGCGATCAATCGCCTGTTGGCCGACCAAGGCTGGGCCGACAACTGGGTTGGTTACTGGCAAGACACGCTGGCCGAAAACCCGAGCCTCGTGAAACCGACGCTCAATAACACCGGGCCTTTCCGCTGGTATTTGTACGAAGCGTTCCTCGACAACAAGCCGTTCGATCGGATCGTGACGGAACTGGTGATGATGGAAGGAAGCGCTCGTGTGGGTGGCGCGGCCGGCTTTGGAATCGCTTCGCAAAACGACTCGCCGATGGCGGCCAAAGCGTTCGTCCTTGGTCAGGCGTTCCTCGGCGTGCAGATGAAGTGCGCTCGCTGCCATGACGCTCCGTATCACGATATCGCCCAAGCCGACCTTTTCGGCATGGGAGCGATGCTCAACCGGAGCCAGATCTCGGTGCCGAAATCGAGCACCGTGCCGGGCGGCGGACGCCAAGGAACCGTAAAGTCGGTCTTGAAGCCGGGCGAAAAGATCTCGCCCCACTGGGCCTTCGAGCAATTGAAAGCGGCTCCGGATGAAGCGTACCTGAACGACGCCGACGATTCGCGCGAACAACTGGCGCTGCTGATGACCGCTCCGGAGAACTCCCGGTTCGCCCAAGTGATCGTCAACCGCGTTTGGCAGCGTCTGATGGGACGCGGCTTTGTTGAAATGGTCGACGATTGGGAAAACGCCGATCCGACTCACCCGGAACTGCTCGAGTACCTGGCTCGCGACTTTATCGCGCATGGATACGACATGAAGCATCTGACGCGACAAATCGTCTCGTCCGACGCCTATCAGCGGAGCACGGTTGAGCCGTCGCCGTTTGGATTTAACTTTGCCGGTCCTGCGACGCGACGAATGACCGCCGAACAGGTCGTCGACTCCCTCTTCGCGGCGTGCGAGAAACCGCTCGACGCGGGGTCGCTGAACATTGATATCGATGGCGCGCTAAACGCCGATATTTCGACCGACTTCGGCGTGCCGGTACGAGCGTGGGAATTCGTCTCGCTCACGAACGAGCGGGATCGCCCTAGCCTGGCCAAGCCGTTCGCCGCTCCGTTTGTTGTGACGTTGGAGTCGTTCGGTTGGACTGGATCTCGTCAGAATCCGATTGCCGAGCGGGAAAAGGAACCGAACGTTTTGCAACCGGCGATTCTGGCCAACGGCGAGTTGGGCGAACGCTTTACCCGTTTGAGCGACGACAACGTCTTCACCAAAATGGCGTTGGAAGACGTCACGCTGGACGAGTTGACCCGTCGGCTCTTCCTGCGGGTGTTGACCCGTGAGCCGGACGCGGAAGAGTTGGCGATTTTCCGCGAACTGCTTTCGCCTGGTTTTCAGGAGCGACGCGTCGATGCGCCGATCGTGAAACGCGATCCGTTGCCGCGCGGACTGGTCGCCTGGACCAATCACTTGAATCCTCGTGCGAACGAGATTGTCGTCGAACTGGAACATGTCGTGCGGAAAGGGGATTTGCCGACGCAGCGTCTGACGCCCGAGTGGCGCACCCGAATGGAAGACGCGCTCTGGGCGTTGTTGAATACGCCGGAATTCGTCTTCGTTCCTTAG
- the purH gene encoding bifunctional phosphoribosylaminoimidazolecarboxamide formyltransferase/IMP cyclohydrolase translates to MNPPIKSALISVSDKLGLADFARGLSSLGITIYSTGGTRKHLEAEGIAVRDVSEYTGFPEMMDGRLKTLHPKIFGGILCRHDRDDDMRAIDHHRIEAFPLVVVNLYPFEATIAKPGVTMPEAIEQIDIGGPSLVRAAAKNHAFTSIASRPEQYAEILSQIEATGSTTFELRQKLAAEAFSHTAAYDRAISDYFASQLAPEAFPATMHISLKREEILRYGENPHQQAAVYSNPREVGANLVTARKLNGKELSYNNLLDLDSALAIARGLPDCGVSVVKHNNPCGAASSDNIADACRKAMDGDPVSAFGSVLGFNQPVDAATAEYLSTPGLFVEAIAAPSFSAEAVEILTTKPKWKANVRLMQVGEFTDRRPDWQTRWIEGGLLVQGTDFCDDPEAEWTVVTEAKVAPELMAELKFAWAVCRYVKSNAIVLCKDRALVGAGAGQMSRVDSVEIAIKKAADRGPGSVLASDAFFPFPDSIHEAAKAGVAALIQPGGSKRDQEVIDACNEHGLPMIFTSRRHFRH, encoded by the coding sequence TTGAATCCTCCGATCAAAAGCGCACTTATTAGCGTCAGCGACAAGCTTGGCCTGGCCGACTTCGCTCGCGGTCTTAGTTCCCTCGGAATCACGATCTATTCGACCGGCGGCACACGCAAACACCTGGAAGCGGAGGGAATCGCCGTCCGCGACGTTTCCGAATACACCGGTTTTCCGGAAATGATGGATGGTCGCCTGAAGACGCTCCATCCGAAAATCTTCGGCGGCATCCTTTGCCGGCATGACCGCGACGACGACATGCGAGCCATCGACCATCACCGCATCGAGGCGTTCCCGCTGGTCGTCGTCAACCTTTACCCGTTTGAAGCGACGATCGCCAAACCGGGCGTGACGATGCCCGAAGCGATTGAGCAGATCGACATCGGCGGTCCGAGCCTGGTTCGCGCGGCGGCCAAGAATCACGCGTTCACCTCCATCGCGTCGCGACCGGAACAATACGCCGAGATCCTCTCGCAAATCGAAGCGACCGGCAGCACGACGTTTGAACTGCGGCAGAAGCTCGCCGCCGAAGCCTTCTCGCACACTGCGGCCTACGACCGGGCGATCTCCGACTACTTCGCGTCGCAACTTGCTCCGGAAGCGTTCCCCGCGACGATGCACATCTCGCTGAAGCGCGAAGAGATCCTCCGCTACGGCGAAAACCCGCATCAGCAAGCGGCGGTCTACAGCAACCCGCGCGAAGTGGGCGCCAACCTGGTCACCGCTCGCAAGCTGAACGGCAAAGAATTGTCGTACAACAACCTGCTCGATCTCGACAGCGCGTTGGCGATCGCCCGCGGCTTGCCTGATTGCGGCGTCAGCGTGGTGAAGCACAACAATCCGTGCGGCGCCGCTTCGAGCGACAACATCGCCGACGCTTGCCGCAAGGCGATGGATGGCGACCCGGTCAGCGCGTTCGGCAGCGTCCTCGGCTTCAACCAGCCGGTCGACGCGGCGACGGCCGAGTATCTGTCGACTCCGGGCCTGTTCGTCGAAGCGATCGCAGCCCCCAGCTTTTCGGCCGAAGCGGTCGAGATTCTGACCACCAAGCCGAAATGGAAAGCGAACGTCCGCTTGATGCAGGTAGGCGAATTCACCGATCGCCGCCCTGACTGGCAAACCCGCTGGATCGAAGGGGGCCTGTTGGTTCAAGGTACGGACTTCTGCGACGATCCCGAAGCGGAATGGACGGTCGTAACGGAAGCGAAGGTCGCTCCCGAATTGATGGCCGAGCTGAAGTTCGCGTGGGCGGTCTGTCGATACGTGAAATCGAACGCGATCGTCCTGTGCAAGGATCGCGCCCTGGTCGGCGCTGGCGCCGGTCAGATGAGCCGCGTCGACTCGGTCGAAATCGCGATTAAGAAAGCGGCCGATCGCGGCCCCGGCAGCGTGTTGGCCAGCGACGCGTTCTTCCCGTTCCCGGACTCGATCCACGAAGCCGCCAAAGCGGGCGTCGCCGCGCTGATTCAGCCGGGCGGATCGAAACGGGACCAGGAAGTGATCGACGCGTGCAACGAGCACGGGCTGCCGATGATCTTCACCAGCCGCCGTCACTTCCGCCACTAA
- the trpC gene encoding indole-3-glycerol phosphate synthase TrpC: MSTVLDKIVATKREEIDVAKEQYPAELLEKMLEKAPPVRDFFGALAAEGPIKLIAEVKKASPSKGIIREDFNPVEIALAYEAAGATCISCLTDEVYFQGSLDYLREIRKAVGIPVLRKDFILDPYQLLEARVAGADAVLLIAECLDDETLRTLLDGTHELGMTALVELYEPENISRVLASGAKLIGVNNRDLRNFEIDLNHTVRLRQQIPSEKLLVGESGIFTNDDVQLLANAGVDAILVGESLMRQKDIGAAVKTLLGTN; the protein is encoded by the coding sequence GTGTCGACAGTTCTCGATAAAATCGTCGCTACCAAACGGGAAGAGATCGACGTCGCCAAGGAGCAATACCCGGCGGAATTGCTGGAGAAGATGCTGGAAAAAGCGCCCCCGGTGCGTGATTTCTTCGGGGCGCTGGCGGCGGAAGGTCCGATCAAACTGATCGCCGAAGTAAAGAAGGCGAGCCCCTCCAAGGGGATCATTCGCGAAGACTTCAATCCGGTCGAAATCGCGCTGGCGTACGAAGCGGCCGGCGCGACTTGCATCAGCTGTCTGACCGATGAAGTCTATTTCCAAGGCTCGCTCGACTACCTCCGCGAAATTCGTAAAGCGGTCGGCATTCCCGTTCTGCGGAAAGACTTTATCCTCGATCCGTATCAACTGCTGGAAGCCCGCGTCGCCGGCGCCGATGCGGTGCTGCTGATCGCAGAGTGCCTGGATGACGAGACGTTGCGGACGCTACTCGACGGTACGCATGAGCTCGGCATGACGGCGCTGGTCGAACTCTACGAGCCGGAAAACATCTCCCGCGTGCTGGCCTCCGGCGCCAAGTTGATCGGCGTCAACAATCGCGATCTGCGAAATTTCGAGATCGACCTGAATCACACCGTCCGCTTGCGTCAGCAGATCCCGAGCGAAAAGCTGCTGGTCGGCGAAAGCGGCATCTTCACGAACGACGACGTTCAACTGCTGGCCAACGCCGGCGTCGACGCGATCCTGGTCGGCGAGAGCTTGATGCGGCAGAAGGATATCGGCGCCGCAGTCAAAACGCTGCTAGGGACGAACTAG
- a CDS encoding TerC family protein, with amino-acid sequence MDAWIEALIALVTLTSLEIVLGIDNIVFIAIVSGRLPEAERPKARQLGLLAALVMRILLLMTISWVMKATFPIFSWTDLGIQSEYLLEHEELNHVSIKDLILLGGGLFLIWKSVGEIHEKLEHEPHGDGEDLPKKKVTFWGVILQIMMLDIIFSLDSVITAVGMVKGSIGGVIPGIYVMIAAVIAAVGVMITFANPISNFVERHPTLKMLALSFLILIGVMLVAEGTGAHFDKGYVYFAMAFALIVEMLNLRMKSVAKGKKQAIEESAGH; translated from the coding sequence ATGGACGCTTGGATCGAAGCCCTAATCGCCCTCGTAACGCTGACGTCGCTCGAAATCGTCTTGGGGATCGATAACATCGTCTTCATCGCCATCGTCTCTGGGAGACTTCCAGAGGCCGAGCGTCCGAAGGCTCGTCAGCTGGGGCTATTAGCGGCGCTGGTGATGCGGATCCTACTGCTGATGACGATCTCGTGGGTGATGAAGGCGACCTTCCCGATCTTCAGTTGGACCGACCTGGGGATCCAATCGGAGTATTTGCTGGAGCACGAAGAGCTGAATCACGTCTCGATCAAGGACCTGATCTTGTTGGGGGGCGGGTTGTTCCTGATTTGGAAGAGCGTCGGCGAGATTCATGAGAAGCTGGAGCATGAGCCGCATGGCGACGGCGAGGACTTGCCGAAGAAGAAAGTGACCTTTTGGGGAGTCATCCTGCAGATCATGATGCTCGACATCATCTTCTCGCTCGACTCGGTCATCACCGCGGTTGGGATGGTGAAGGGCTCGATCGGCGGCGTCATCCCCGGCATCTACGTGATGATTGCGGCGGTGATCGCTGCGGTCGGCGTGATGATCACGTTCGCCAACCCGATTTCGAACTTCGTTGAACGTCACCCGACGCTGAAAATGCTGGCCCTCAGCTTCTTGATCTTGATCGGCGTGATGCTGGTCGCTGAAGGAACCGGCGCCCACTTCGACAAGGGATACGTCTACTTCGCAATGGCGTTCGCGCTGATTGTCGAAATGCTCAACCTGCGGATGAAATCGGTGGCGAAAGGGAAGAAGCAGGCCATCGAAGAATCGGCAGGGCACTAG
- a CDS encoding sugar phosphate isomerase/epimerase family protein, translated as MSYQLDRRDAFRLAGLAGAGFWLGASSSLAAETTAAGDHGIRFCLNMSTIRGQNLPLDQEIEIAAKAGYSGVEPWINKIAAYQDAGGNLDDIRKRIADHGMQVESAIGFAQWIVDDEAARKKGLEDARRDMLLVKAIGGTRIAAPPAGATKGEKLDLLVVADRYRALCEVGEEVGVTPELELWGFSANLSRLGEVACVATEAAHPRSCIMPDVYHIYKGGSDFAGLRVINGAAMPVFHMNDYPAAPPRSEINDSFRVFPGDGVAPLTQIIQDLNAGGFRGAFSLELFNAEYWKRDALEVAKEGLTKMKASVDKALS; from the coding sequence ATGTCCTACCAACTCGATCGACGCGACGCTTTTCGCTTGGCTGGCCTGGCCGGCGCCGGATTCTGGCTTGGCGCTTCAAGCTCCCTGGCGGCCGAAACTACGGCAGCCGGCGATCATGGCATTCGCTTTTGTCTGAATATGTCGACGATTCGCGGGCAAAACCTGCCGCTCGACCAGGAAATCGAAATCGCCGCCAAGGCGGGCTACAGCGGCGTCGAACCATGGATCAACAAGATCGCCGCCTACCAAGACGCGGGGGGCAATCTCGACGATATCCGCAAACGGATCGCCGACCACGGCATGCAGGTCGAAAGCGCCATCGGCTTCGCCCAATGGATCGTCGACGATGAAGCGGCCCGCAAGAAAGGGCTCGAAGACGCTCGCCGCGACATGCTGCTGGTCAAAGCGATCGGCGGCACGCGAATCGCCGCTCCGCCGGCTGGAGCGACCAAAGGAGAGAAGCTCGATCTATTGGTGGTCGCTGATCGGTATCGCGCATTGTGCGAAGTGGGAGAAGAAGTCGGCGTGACGCCGGAACTGGAGCTGTGGGGCTTTTCGGCCAACCTCAGCCGGTTGGGTGAAGTCGCGTGCGTGGCGACCGAAGCGGCTCACCCGCGCTCCTGCATCATGCCGGACGTCTATCACATCTACAAAGGAGGCTCCGACTTCGCCGGGCTTCGCGTGATCAACGGCGCCGCGATGCCGGTCTTCCACATGAACGACTATCCGGCCGCTCCGCCGCGGAGCGAAATCAACGACAGCTTCCGCGTCTTTCCGGGAGACGGCGTCGCCCCGCTGACGCAGATCATTCAGGATCTGAATGCAGGCGGTTTCCGCGGCGCGTTTTCGCTCGAACTGTTCAACGCCGAATATTGGAAGCGGGACGCCCTGGAAGTCGCCAAAGAAGGGCTGACGAAGATGAAAGCGTCGGTCGATAAGGCGCTCAGCTAG
- a CDS encoding DUF4190 domain-containing protein yields MTEFSSPELSAGNEDLVNYREPSRAAIAAVVLGFASILAISNQIFWFVPIVGIIVALIALRNINNSDHLTGKGIAMLGLILSGVLGSAGVAHSLITAQAIESNAEKFAAAWLPLAVDSPQEAHQLTISANGRIPLDSDLNVYYSENPEALEQYGDFMGNVAVKWLQEHKEPKPRFRFLRVAQIRYDDGKPFPTCVFEATSGDAHREIGIELGRLPGRKESNVDYEWYVSNIGFANDQ; encoded by the coding sequence ATGACCGAATTCTCTTCGCCAGAACTGTCCGCCGGAAACGAAGACCTCGTCAACTATCGCGAGCCGAGCCGCGCTGCGATCGCAGCGGTCGTTTTGGGGTTCGCATCGATCCTGGCGATTTCGAACCAGATCTTTTGGTTCGTGCCGATCGTTGGGATCATCGTCGCGCTGATCGCATTGCGCAACATCAATAACAGCGATCACCTGACCGGCAAAGGAATCGCCATGCTCGGATTGATTCTCTCCGGCGTGCTGGGATCGGCCGGCGTCGCTCATAGTCTGATCACCGCCCAAGCGATCGAAAGCAACGCCGAGAAGTTCGCCGCCGCCTGGTTGCCGTTGGCGGTGGATAGTCCCCAAGAGGCGCACCAACTGACGATCTCGGCCAACGGACGCATACCGCTCGACAGCGACCTAAACGTTTACTACAGCGAAAATCCGGAAGCGCTGGAACAGTACGGCGATTTCATGGGGAATGTCGCCGTGAAGTGGCTGCAAGAGCACAAAGAGCCGAAGCCCCGTTTCCGGTTCCTGCGTGTGGCGCAAATCCGCTACGACGACGGCAAGCCGTTTCCGACATGCGTCTTTGAGGCGACCAGCGGCGACGCTCATCGCGAGATCGGGATCGAGTTGGGACGGTTGCCCGGGCGCAAGGAAAGCAATGTCGACTACGAGTGGTACGTCTCGAATATCGGCTTCGCTAACGATCAGTAG
- a CDS encoding CvpA family protein produces the protein MNMNYLVLLILQVAFFALTFSQGFWTCALMMFNITFAGVMAANYATPLANLLVSLYDGLFYFSEFLSMWILFLIFFAITRAITEKLSPVPVRIGGGTREQILDYVFCGWASSIFLAWCAFSFFAAPIGAEGFQNMMRGSAFSASGAIFGGWYVQLPSTLGMGLLGKPFETDKYIESRLKRNAELKTKKGLFDTP, from the coding sequence ATGAATATGAACTACCTCGTCCTGCTGATTTTGCAGGTGGCGTTCTTCGCCTTGACTTTCAGTCAAGGCTTTTGGACCTGCGCCCTGATGATGTTTAACATCACTTTCGCAGGGGTTATGGCGGCGAATTACGCGACGCCGTTGGCGAATTTGCTGGTCAGCCTGTACGATGGGCTCTTCTACTTCTCCGAATTCTTGTCGATGTGGATTTTGTTCCTCATCTTCTTTGCGATCACCCGCGCGATTACCGAAAAGCTTTCGCCGGTGCCGGTTCGGATCGGGGGCGGCACCCGCGAACAAATTCTCGACTACGTCTTTTGCGGTTGGGCCTCCTCCATCTTTTTAGCGTGGTGCGCTTTTTCGTTCTTTGCGGCGCCGATTGGAGCCGAAGGCTTTCAAAACATGATGCGCGGAAGCGCCTTCAGTGCGAGCGGGGCCATTTTCGGCGGCTGGTACGTTCAGCTTCCGTCGACCTTGGGAATGGGGTTGCTCGGCAAGCCATTTGAGACCGACAAGTACATTGAGTCGCGCCTGAAACGCAACGCCGAACTGAAGACGAAGAAGGGCTTGTTCGACACGCCGTAG